Proteins encoded by one window of Chondromyces crocatus:
- a CDS encoding type VI secretion system Vgr family protein, with product MTLLSSAAPEGHALEMVVASDDALDVRHFSVHERISSLFEATVVVMSGNAAIDFDAVVGQPAGLSLRAGSQVRTWAGICSQLHQVGVEEEGLSTYQITLVPDLWLATQRRNYRIFQQLSEPDIVLQLLAEWGIEPEVRLTGVYKKRKYRVQYAESDYAFMSRMLEDAGISFYFAPIEGGTRLVLSDAPHFATPRQSKLPFKDDISMESGEYATRLRIGQRVRPGRYTMRDHDYRRASSNQPLSSAEAANVSIEKRLERFHYTPGAFLFGTDRGDDTPSADDRGKARTDEGEAALLSQKRLEAKRASAKTCTFDTNAPDLAPGMVLSLLDHPRPDLGPDRRLLVVEMTHSGTFSSAWSHACEVRSADVPFRPALTTPRPKAIGVESATVVGPAGEEIHTDEFGRVRVHFHWDRESAMDDRSSCWIHVSQPWGGAGFGGTNLPRVGQEVLVEFLGGDPDRPVIVGRLYTNLQKVPYKLPENKTQSGWKSNSTGKTGGYNELMFEDASGSELLRMQAERDLKKLVKNDESVTIGNDRTKEVGHDDLLRVVNDRSRQVGNDESITIGSNRSKTVGGDEDAQVGGNRSQVVGMNKSSQVGGHQDEQVGGNDSLSVGKNMSVQVQLAKTETVGIASAETVGVTKVLQAGKSYEIQVGKTMNVAVGESQSESIGVSKKVVVGEVYELSCGASSIHVDAGGNVTITASDIVMKSSGPVLVEAGGVVKVMAGGAIKVQGSTVDIN from the coding sequence GTGACATTGCTCTCCTCCGCCGCTCCCGAGGGGCACGCTCTCGAGATGGTGGTCGCTTCGGATGACGCCCTCGATGTGCGGCATTTCTCCGTTCACGAGCGGATCTCGTCTCTGTTCGAGGCCACCGTCGTGGTGATGAGCGGGAACGCGGCCATCGACTTCGACGCAGTGGTGGGTCAGCCGGCGGGTCTCAGTCTCCGTGCGGGATCCCAGGTGCGCACCTGGGCGGGGATCTGCAGCCAGCTCCACCAGGTCGGGGTGGAGGAAGAGGGGCTCTCGACCTACCAGATCACGCTCGTCCCGGATCTCTGGTTGGCCACGCAGCGGCGCAATTACCGCATCTTTCAGCAGCTCTCCGAGCCAGACATCGTGCTCCAGCTCCTCGCGGAGTGGGGCATCGAACCCGAGGTCCGGCTCACCGGCGTGTACAAGAAGCGCAAGTACCGCGTCCAGTACGCCGAGTCCGACTATGCGTTCATGAGCCGGATGCTCGAAGACGCCGGCATCTCGTTTTACTTTGCGCCGATCGAGGGAGGGACCCGCCTCGTCCTCTCGGACGCCCCCCACTTCGCCACCCCTCGGCAGTCGAAGCTCCCCTTCAAGGACGACATCTCGATGGAGTCGGGCGAGTACGCCACCCGGCTCCGCATCGGCCAGCGGGTGAGGCCCGGCCGCTACACGATGAGGGACCACGACTACCGACGCGCCTCGTCGAACCAGCCCCTGTCGAGCGCCGAGGCCGCGAACGTGAGCATCGAGAAGCGGCTGGAGCGCTTCCACTACACGCCAGGGGCGTTCCTGTTCGGCACCGACCGGGGAGACGACACGCCTTCAGCGGACGATCGGGGCAAGGCCCGGACCGACGAGGGCGAGGCCGCGCTCCTTTCGCAGAAACGGCTGGAGGCGAAGCGTGCCAGCGCGAAGACCTGCACCTTCGATACGAACGCGCCCGACCTCGCGCCGGGGATGGTCCTGAGCCTCCTCGACCACCCGCGCCCGGATCTCGGGCCCGATCGAAGGCTCCTCGTGGTGGAGATGACGCACTCCGGGACCTTCTCCAGCGCGTGGTCGCATGCGTGCGAGGTGAGGAGCGCGGACGTGCCGTTCCGACCTGCATTGACGACCCCCAGACCGAAGGCGATCGGCGTGGAGAGCGCGACGGTGGTGGGGCCTGCCGGAGAAGAGATCCACACCGACGAATTTGGTCGCGTTCGGGTGCATTTCCACTGGGATCGCGAGAGCGCGATGGACGACCGGAGTTCGTGCTGGATCCACGTGAGCCAGCCCTGGGGCGGCGCGGGGTTCGGCGGGACGAACCTGCCGCGGGTCGGGCAAGAGGTGCTCGTGGAGTTCCTGGGTGGCGATCCGGACCGGCCGGTCATCGTGGGCAGGCTGTACACGAACCTGCAAAAGGTCCCGTACAAGCTGCCGGAGAACAAGACGCAGAGCGGCTGGAAGAGCAACTCGACAGGGAAGACCGGAGGCTACAACGAGCTGATGTTCGAGGACGCTTCCGGGAGCGAGCTGCTGCGCATGCAGGCCGAGCGTGACCTGAAGAAACTCGTGAAGAACGACGAGTCCGTGACCATCGGCAACGACAGGACGAAAGAGGTGGGGCACGACGATTTGCTGCGGGTCGTGAACGACAGGAGCCGTCAGGTGGGGAACGACGAGTCGATCACGATCGGCAGCAACCGCTCGAAGACCGTCGGTGGTGACGAGGACGCGCAGGTGGGGGGGAACCGATCGCAGGTCGTCGGGATGAACAAGAGTTCGCAGGTGGGCGGCCACCAGGACGAGCAGGTCGGCGGCAATGACAGCCTCAGCGTCGGCAAGAACATGAGCGTGCAGGTGCAGCTCGCCAAGACCGAGACGGTGGGCATCGCGTCGGCCGAGACGGTGGGGGTGACGAAGGTGCTGCAGGCCGGAAAGAGCTACGAGATCCAGGTCGGCAAGACGATGAACGTGGCGGTGGGCGAGAGCCAGAGCGAGTCGATCGGCGTCTCGAAGAAGGTGGTGGTCGGTGAGGTCTACGAGCTGTCGTGCGGCGCCAGCTCGATCCACGTGGACGCGGGGGGCAACGTGACGATCACCGCCTCCGACATCGTGATGAAGTCGAGCGGACCGGTGCTCGTCGAAGCGGGCGGTGTGGTCAAGGTGATGGCGGGGGGGGCCATCAAGGTGCAGGGAAGCACCGTCGACATCAACTGA